In Terriglobia bacterium, the sequence TCCCCTTTCTGCATAAAGTCGGAAGGCCGAAGTGTAGATCGCAATTCAAATCGATTACGGTCGTTTCTTGATGCAACTCAATGGAACACTGTGGGTTGCTAGATTTCTAAATTTGCTCAGTGGGACAGCAGTGGGACGCGACCCGATTTCCCCTGTGAAGCATCGCACCAAGGGTTTCCGCCATCCGGAGCAAGACCCGCTGCTTCAGCCGTTTGCGGATCGGCTGAGTTTTTTCACCTTATGGGACTTATTGCTACCGACAAGTTGGTCGTCCCGAAAGACAGTCCAGGAAAGCTGGCCGGCGTGCTGCTCCAATTACGTCCTTGCCGTCATTTGTGGCACGGCTGACTATTTTCACCACACGGGGATGAGTCAGGTGAACTGCCGCAAAGGGCAAACAATTTGCAATTCTGCCGCGCAGCCCGCTCAGGCTGTGGTCTGACCGGCTGACTCGATTGTCAGCGCTGAAATCGTGCAGGCACAGATATGGCTTATGAAAATTCTGAAAATTCTGAGGAAATGAATCATGAGGCGAGGGTTACTGGCGAGTGGCTCGAGTGCACCCAAGGGTCCCCCGTTTTCAGAACCGTTGGAACCGGGACCCTGTTCCGCTCGTCTAGACAACAGGATCTCCGGTGGCTGGGCGGATTTCTGTCCGGAACCGGCGAACGAGTGAATTTGATATCGACCTGGCCTTTGAAAATCGCCTGGAGAAAGCAGGCCAAACCTTGAAAACCGGATCGAAGCTCAGTCAACAGCTCATCAACCTTCTGCGGTTCATGCTTGTGTTCGTGTTTGTGTCGAGCCTGACGGTAGCGCTCCCGACAGTTCCACAGAAAGCCGGCGCCCAGGGAAAGGCACTGGGGGGAAAAATTCCGCCGCTGCGTCGCAAAGCCCTTGTACCGGGAATCTCCATAGCCGTCCTCGACAATGGCCGGGTGGCCTGGCGAGGCTGCCTCGGGGTGAAAAATGCCGAAACCGGAGAGCCGGTCAAGGATGATACCGTTTTCGAAGCTGCATCGCTGAGCAAGCCGGTCTTTGCTTACGGCGTCATGAAGCTGGTGGACCTGAAGAAGCTTGATCTAGACAAACCGCTTGCGCAGTTAATCTCTGAGGCGGACCTGAACACGGCCTATCCGCCCACAAAGGGTGGGGACCTCCGGGACAAGAAAATCACTCCGCGCATGGTGCTGACGCACTGCACCGGTTTTCCCAACTGGTTCAGGGGGCGGCCAATGAATTTTCTATTTGACCCGGGCGAGCGCTTCAGCTATTCGGGCGAAGCCTACACTTTCCTGTCCGTCACCGTTCAGGCGATCACCGGAAGATCGTTCAACGATTTCATGCGCGAAATGGTCTTTGAGCCGCTGGGCATGAAAAACAGCAGCTATGTCTGGCAGGAATCCTATGACAAGCAGTTTGCTGGTAGCCACGATATCCTTGGCCACCGCACGCAGCGCGGCAAGATCACGGTCCCGCTCGTCGGTGCCTCTCTCTACACCACAGCCGCTGATTATGCCCGCTTCCTGGTCGCACTCGGAAGCGGTGAGGGGCTCAGCCGGGAAACCTGGCAGGAGATGATTCGGCCCCAGATTGCGGTGCGCGGCAGGGATGGCAAGGGAGAAATCAATTTCTACTGGGGGCTGGGAGTCGGCGTGAACCAGACCGAGAAGGGGAAAACTCTGTGGCACTGGGGCGACAACGGCGACTTTAACGCCTATTTCGAAATTTTCCCCGGAAACAAGCGCGGCGTTGTCTTTTTCATGAACGGCGCCAATGCTCATGCTATCACGCCCGTGATCACGCGCGAAGTTATGGGCCTGGAGAGGCCGGCCATCGCCACCGCCTATTTCCGTTACCCGACGCTGGATGCGCCGGCCATGGAACTCGCCCGGGCCTTTCTGACGGGGGGCATGAGGCAGGCGACAAAAACGGCGATTGCGCTCATGCCAGGCCGGTCCGACTGGGAATCGACTGCCGGCCAGCGCTTCTTTTATTTGGCCAGGGCAGCACTAAGCCAGGGTGATTTCGCAGGCGCGCGCACAGCTGTGGAACTGTACTCGCAACACCTCCCTGACAATCCTCAGGCAATGGTCATGATGGCCGCGATCAAAATTGCCGAGGGAGATCGAGCCGCAATGACCGACCTGCTCGACAAGGCTCTCAGGTCAGAACCGCAACTGGAAGGCGCGATCAATAGCCTGGGATACGCACTCCTCGGCGCCGGCCGCGTCGAGGAGGCGATTGCGATCCTCGATTACAACGCCGGACGGTTCCCGAAGTCCGCCAACTGCCTGGATTCTCTGGCAGAAGCCTGGCTGAAAAAAGGGGACCGGGACAAAGCCGTCGTATTCTATCGCAAGGCGCTGGAGATTGATCCCCGCCTGTCCTCGGCGATCGACGCCCTCAAACGCCTGGAGGTGAAGAAATAAAATCTTTCGCAATCTCCGTGGCTCCGGCGGCGTGGCTGGGGATGATACCGAGCGGCGTGTCGCCGATGACACGTTGCGCACTATCGGGAAATAGGGTGGCGTCCCTGATATCGAAAATTAGTTAATAGGCCTCTCCCCCCGTCCTTGACGCCTTTTCGAGTCCTGGTCTACAATCGCTGCAAACGTCAATTCGAGGAGGCCCTAAATGAGATCTGGGATATGGAGTCGACGTTCGTTCCTGCGTTCAGCCGGTGTCCTCGGGACAGGGGCATATGCACTGAAGGCCGGCGGTCTCGAACGCGTCACGGCCGCCGCCCAATCGATTGCGGACCGGGCGCCGGCGGAGGTCGCGAAAGATGAATTCTTCTGGCGGGAGATCCAGTTAGCCTTCAAGCTCGACCGCACGCTCATCAACCTCAACAACGGCTTCACCTGCCCGACCCCGCGGGTCGCTCTCGAAGCGGTCTGGCGCTACATGGACATGATCAATATGCTGCCCGTCCATTATCAGGGTCAGGTTGCGGCGAACGTTCAGACGATCCGCCTCCGGATGGCGGCCGAATTCGGCTGCGACCCCGAGGAGATGGCCCTGACGCGCGGCGCCAGCGAGTCCCTCCAGATCGCCCAGAACGGGATCGATCTCAAGGCGGGCGACGAGGTGATCACGACCGAGCAGGATTACCCCCGGATGCTGACGACCTGGGACCAGCGGATGCGCCGCGACGGCATCAAGGTGACCCGCCTCCAATTCCCAGTGCCGACGACCCAGGACGATCTTTATCAACGTTTCGAGAAAGCGATTTCGCCGCGGACGAAAGTGTTCCATTTCTGTCACGTGACCAACCTCACGGCCCAGATGTTCCCGGTGCAGAGGCTCTCGCGCCTGGCCCGCTCGAAAGGGATCGTCACGATCGTCGACGGCGCGCATGCGTTGGGGCAGTTCCCGTTCAAACTGCGGGACCTCGAATGCGACGCCTACGGCGTCAGCCTGCACAAATGGCTGCTTGCGCCGATCGGGAACGGCTGCCTGTATATGCGCCGGGAAATGATCCCGAAATTCTGGCCGTTGCAGGCCGCGCCGGAGCAACAGGACAACGATATCCGCAAGTTCGAGGCCATCGGGACACACCCGTGGGCCATCCGGGCCGGCCTCGGCGAAGCCCTGGCCTTCCATCAGGCCATCGGGGCCGAGCGCAAGGCGGCACGATTACGCTACCTTACCTTGCGCTGGGCGAACGCGCTCAAGGTCCATCCGCGCATCAAGATTCTGTCGAACCTCGGCGAGCCCGCCGAGACATGGGCGGTCGCGGCGGTGAACATCGAAGGGATCGACGTCAGATCTCTGGCGAGATTCCTGATGAACAAATACAGGATCGTGGTCGTTGCGCTCGTCGGCGGAGCTCCCCCCAACCAGGTCTTCGACTATCAAGCCCTCCGGATTTCCCCGAACGTCTACACGACGCTCGAGGAGATCGACACGTTCGTCGCAGCGATGGAGGATGCGATGAAGAACGGCGTGCCGACCTCGGGGGACGCTGATTTCCCCGTTATGACCGAAGGGATCGACTGACATGAAACGTCTTATCGTTTTGCTCGTTGCCGTCCTGGTTTTCACCCTCGTCGCAGGCGCTGGCGTCTGCTTTGCCCAGGGAACGTTCAAGGTCCCGTTCACGTTCCAGGCGGGCGACAAGAAGTTCCCGGCCGGCGATTACAGGATCGCCCGAAAAGGGAACGAACAGATCACCATTCGCCAGGAACCGAACGGCAGTGAAGTCGCGATCACGGTCCTCAAGACGCTGGCGCAACCGAGCCCGCCCTTCGCCGAGCCCCAGCTCATCTTTGATGTGGTCGGGAACTTCGAACCTTCCTATACCGAGTACGTGACGGATTACTTGCTTGCGGAAGTGTGGTTTCCCGGGCAGGACGGATGCCTGCTCCACGTCACGAAAGGAGCACACTCGCGCCAGACCATCAAAGGACAGAAAGCGGCAAAGTAGCGCCGGCCCTGGTCGCTGAGCGCCACCGATCGGTCCTCGCGTCCGCTCCGGTTCCAGTTCGGCGGATCGACGCTCAGGAGAAGGATCTTGCAGGTAACCGCGGGATTTCTGCTCCCGCACCGGGGTGCTGCACACGAGAACTTCACACCGGACTAATCCTGCATTGAATCGTAGTCCCGGTATGCCGTGCGCAGGCGGGCAAAGGCATGCCGCGATTTCACCAGCAACGGCGGAATGTCGCGCAGGGCATATCGCCGCAGCAAGGGGAGTTGCTTCCATGGAGGGATCGCGCTGCGGTAAAGCCGCGTCAATTCCGCGAAAAAATCCTCCAGGGGAAGGCTTGTCGGCAGCAAGGTGTGGATGAAATCGAAGTAATCAAAATTGTGGGTGAGCAGCCGATCCTTGACCTCATCGTACAGGTCTGTGCCCGGGAGGGGCGTGAGCACGGCAAAAGTAGCGAAGTTGAGCCCGAGTCTCCGACAGTAGCTGCGATACGCCGCGAAGTCTTCGCGGCCGAACTCGGGCCGGACGATGAACGAAGCATAAATGTCGATGTCCAGGTCCTGGAGTACTTTTATCGCCTGCTCGTTGTCGCTCGCCGTCGAGCGCTTGCGGATGTATGCGAGGTCCTCGTCGCGCACGAACTCCAGGCCGACGAAAATGCGCTCGAGGCCGACATCGCGCCATGCCTTCAACAGATCAGGGTGCCGCACGATGGTGTCACTGCGACCATAGAGGAAGTAGCGCTTGCGGATGCCGGCCTGGCCAATCAACGCCGCCATGCGCGCCATGCGGTCCATGTCCACGAGAGACTCGTCGTCCGCAAAGAAGACGCACTCCTCCTCTATCTGCCTGAGCTCCTCCACGACCCGTTCGGGCGATCTTCGCAAATAGCGCCCATCCGCGGTCTTCCATTCGGCGCAGAAAATGCAACGATGCGGACACCCTTTGGACGTGCGCATTGAGGCCAGCGGCTTCATCCACTCGCAGTAGTATTGCCGCCGGTATCGGGCTGTCAGAGCCCGCGCAGGAAAAGGAGCTGCGTCGAGGTCGATCGCAGCGCCGGCATCCTTAATCACGAGGCCCCCATCGGACTGGACCGCCAGGCCGGGTATGCCTTCGAACCCTGCCTGGATTCGTGACGACGAACGATTTCCCGGAACGGCTCGATCCCTTCGCCGCTGACCACGAGATCAATTTCCGGCGCCAGGAAATCGGCAGGCGCGACCGTTGCGTGGTGTCCACCGACCACTGTGAGCGTCCCCTTGTTCCATTTCTTTATGTCGCGGGCAAGATGCCGGACCGTATTTACGTGCACGGTGTAGGCGGTGAATCCGACTATGTCGGGAATGAAGTCTTCGAGTACTGAAGCAAGCCCCTTGTCGAGACGCATGTCGAGGATGCGGACATCGTGATCTCCGGCGACGCCTGCGGCCACGTACTCCAGGGCCAGCGGCTCGAAAAGAAACACCTCTTCGCCGCCAATGGTCACGGGAGCCTTCGGAGGTTCGATGAGCAGAATTTTCACGGCACTCTCCTTGTGGAACTGTCCGGGTTCAACCACGCCACGCGGTTATCGCGCTGAGCCCTGGCCAGACTTCCGGGCGCGGCCATCAAATTCATTTGAGCATCCTTCACGCCGAGATCCGTATTCACGGCGAAATCATAGCCGCTTTTGGCCATGAACAGGAGCTTTTCCGCCTGCCCTACGGTGCCGGACAACAACGGTCGCTGATCGATCGCTGCGCGCGATAGCACACCGCGCGGGCGCTTCACCAGCGCTCTGGAGTGCGACAGCTTGCCCTGAACCCTATACGCAAATCGCTATCTGCGTCGCACTTTCGGCGCTCAATTCTTGAACCTGCTGGAATCCCGGTCTTACGGCCGGGCCTACTTACTGCCGGCCTTCGGGCCTTTCTTGCGGGATCTCATGGCCCTGGCACCTTCCGCAGATCAAGCGCGAAGCGTCGGCAGTGAGTGGCCCCGCGCGCAAACGCGGGGTTTAGCACAGCGGTCCGGCTTCACCCTGCCCGTTGTGCTCAAGACGCCGTTTGTGATGGAGGAACTGCGGCTGTGGCCGCGATGTCGGGTGCTGCAGAGCCCCTCAATCATCCCGGCTCACAAAATAATATTTGACAAACTTAACAGAGTAAATTATATTGACGTTGTTCATTATGGGCGTGACAGAGAGACGGCATCGGCAGAAAGAGGAATTGCGGCTGGAAATCCTGGCGGCGGCCGGCGAGCTGTTTGCCAAGGAGGGGTACGAGAATGTCTCCATGCGCAGGATCGCGGAGAAGATCGAGTATTCGCCCACCACCATTTACCTTTATTTCCGCGACAAGCGCGAATTGATCGACGAGATCTGTAACCAGACCTTCGCGCTCTTGTCGAAGAGGCTGGAGAAAGTCAATGAGGCCGGGGAGGATCCGGTCGAGCGCCTGAAGGCCGGGCTCAAAGCATACATTGAATTCGGCATAAAACACCCCGACCAGTATCGAGTCGCCTTCATGACTCCGTGCGATGCGGTATGCGATGGAGTCGTCAAGACCCAGGGTCCGGGAGCGCGGGCGTTTCAATACCTGACGCAAGGCGTCGCGGAATGCATCCAGGCAGGGCTTTTTCGCGAGACCGACGTGCTGGCGGTCAGCCAATCGCTATGGCTGGTCATCCACGGCGTGACGGCGCTCAAAATCACCCACGCCACGGCCTTTCCCTGGATCGAACACGAGCGGCTGGTAAACCTGACCCTCGACACGGCCCTGCGGGGGCTGCTCAAGTAGGACATTTTTTTTGCCTATATGATTAACGATGTTAATAAGATAACCGACGTTACGGAGGAATGAAGTTCATGGCATCGCTCGCCGTTCGCAACCTGTTTCACGATCGGGTCCGGCTGGCCGTCACGCTGACGGGCATCATCTTCGCGGTGGTGCTGGTGGCCGTGCAGACGGGGCTGTTCATCGGCTTTACTTCCACCACCTCGAACCTGATCGATAACTCCGGCGCGGATTTTTGGATCGCGTCCAAGGGTGTGGAATACATCGAGGTGGGAGTCTCTTTCTCAGAAAAACAGCTGTATCACGCGCGCGCTGTGCCTGGGGTGGCCGAAGTGCAGAAATATATCGTGCGGTTCAGCCAGTGGAAGCGTCCGGACGGATCCGTCGAGGGCTGCGAAATCGTGGGATTCGACCCCGACAGCCGCCTGGGCGGCCCGTGGCGCATGAGCCAGGGCGAAGTGCGCGATCTCAAGCTGCCGGACACGGTGATCATCGACCACTTTTACGCGCAGAAGCTGGGGGTGACGCACGTGGGCCAGACAGTGGAGATCCGTAACATCCGTGCGCGCATTGTCGGCTTCACCGAGGGGATCCGCACCTTCACCACGTCGCCGCTGGTGTTTGCGTCGCTCAAGAACGCGCAGCATTACACCGGAACAGCCGAAAACCAGACGGTGTTCCTGCTGGTGAAGGCGGCGGCGGGAACCAACCTGGAGCAGCTTCGGACCGATCTTCTGGCGCGGATGAGCGACGTGGACGTGTTCCGCACGGCGGAATTCAGCTCAAAAACCACGCGCTACTGGATGTTCGGCACGGGCGCAGGGGTAACGGTGATTATGGCGGCCGTGCTGGGGCTTCTGGTGGGCGTGGTCGTGGTGGCGCAGACGATCTACGCCGCCACGATCGATCACATCCGCGAATTCGGCACCCTGAAGGCAATGGGCGCGACCAACGGCTACATCTATCGCATTATCCTGCAGCAGGCCGTGATCAGCGCACTGATCGGCTACGGCGTAGGGATTGCGCTCGCCATGGCCGTGGAATGGTCGAGCCGCGGCGGCGGCGCCAATATTGTGTTGCCCCATGCCGTGCGGGTGGGCCTGTTCGGACTCACCCTGATGATGTGCGTGAGCGCGGCCATGGTGTCCATTAACAAGGTGACCAAGATCGATCCGGCCATGGTGTTCAAAGGCTGAACGAGAACGGGAGGGGAATCATCCATGACGCCTGCGATCGAAGTGCGCGAACTGACGAAAACCTATGCCGAGGGTGCCGCCACCGCGCGGGCCCTGGACGGCGTAAACCTGGATGTGCATCCGGGCGAAATGACCCTGCTGATGGGGCCGTCGGGAAGCGGCAAGACCACCCTGATTTCCATCATGGGTGCCATCCTGCGCCCGACGAGCGGCAGCGTGAAGATCGCCGGCCGTGAAATCACGCGCCTGCGCGAGCGGGAACTGCCGGCGCTGCGGCTGAACCACATCGGCTTCGTGTTCCAGGGCTTCAACCTGTTTCCGACCCTGACGGCAGCGGAAAACGTGGAGGTGGCGCTGGACTTGAAGCAGATTCGCGGCGCGGAGGCGCACAGGCGCTCGCGCACGCTCTTGGACGGCGTCGGCCTCAGCGACAAATATGGCGCGTTCCCGGCAGATTTGAGCGGTGGCCAGAAACAGCGCGTGGCGATTGCCCGGGCGCTGGCGGGCGAACCGTCAATCATTCTGGCCGATGAACCGACGGCGGCGCTGGACAAGACCAGCGGCGGCGCCGTCATGGACATGCTGCGCAGCCTGGCGCGAGACAAGGGACGGGCGGTGGTGATCGTTACTCACGACAATCGCACGCTAGGCTTCGCCGACCGCATCGTCCGCATCGAAGACGGGCGCATAGGCGAGGTGCTGACGCGCGATCGGATTCATGAATTTGCGGGAGGGGAACAATGAAAATGCGGATCATTTATGCGTCGGTACTGTTAATCACGGGAGGCGCGGCTGTGGCAGCCGTGATTCACGGCCGCACCGCCACGCGCCCGGCGCCGCCTGCGGCCGTTTCCGGGGCGCCAGGCAACGCCGTAATCTGCGCGGCGGGCAAGGTGGAGCCGGTATCGGAGGTGATCAAGATCGGATCGGAGCTTGCCGGCGTGCTGCGGGAGGTTACGGTGGAGGAAGGACAGCACCTGCGGCATGGGCAGGTGATCGCGGTGCTGGCCAATGCCGAGTATGAAGCGCGAGTTCGGGAGGCCGCCGCCACGATTGCAATCCGCCAGGCCGAGCTCGAGCGCATCGTCAACGGAGCTCGCGACCAGGAACGCCGCGAGGCCGCGGCCGCGGTGGAGGAAGCCGAGGCGGTACTGGCCAACGCCCGGGCTGAGATGGCGCGGCGCCAATCGCTGTTTCAGACCGGCGATGTTTCGCGGTCGGACTGGGAGCGCACAGAACGCGAATACCAGGTGGCCGAAGCCCGGCTGGGGCAGGCGATGCAACGCCATGCTCTTGTCGATGCGCCGGCCCGCGCCGACGAGAGAGCACGCGCGGAGGCCGGCCTGGCACTGGCCCGCGCGCAGTTGACCGAAGCAGAAGCGCTGCTTGAAAAGACAGTGGTGCGCGCACCATTCGATGGGAGCGTGCTGAGGCGATTCCGGAAGGCCGGCGAGACGGTGTCCGACAGGGGTGACACGCCCATCGTCAGTTTCGGCGACGATTCCCGCCTTCGCGTGCGCGTGGACGTGGACGAGACCGACGTGGCCAGGCTGCGTCCCGGCGACCGCGCCTACTTCACCGCCCAGGCGTTCGGCCCGCAGAAGTTCTGGGGACGCGTGGTCAGCGTCGGCCGCGAGCTGGGCAAAAAGAATGTTCCGACCGACGAGCCTTCGGAGAAGCTCGACACCAAGGTGCTTGAGACGCTTGTGGAACTGGATGGCCATCCGCCACTGCCGCTGGGCCTGCGCGTCGATTCGTTCATTATTGCCGGCGGAGGGAAATAAAATGCGACACAGCTTCTGGATCTTTCTGATGGCGGCCTTGGCATGGAGCGCGAACGATGCAATCGCGGCTCCGCCCCAGATCGGAGCCGGGCTCGCGCAGCGGCGGCTGACGCTGGAACAGGCCGTGGAACTGGCCATTCGAGCCAACCTGGATGTGGCCATCGAGCGCCTGAATGTGGACGCCGCGGACGAGGCGATACGCGCGGCTTCGGGCAGTTTCGATCCGGTCGTCCGCTGGCAGCCCTCGCTCGGCAACTTCAACACGCCGGTGGCATCCGTGCTCCAGGGTTCGAGCGGCGTTCTCAACCAGCATTCGTCGGGGCAGATCCTCGCCCTGCGACAAAAAACCGGGTGGAACGGGTTGGAGCTGGATGCAGAGTTCAGCAACAACCGCGTGACCTCGACCGATCCGTTCCAATCGCTCAGCCCGTTCTATTCCTCGCAGCTCAGCTTTACGGTCACGCAGCCATTGATGCGCGGGCGGCAGATCGATGGTGAACGGGCGCAGATCAGGATTCGCTCCAAGGAACGCGACGCATCGACGGCGCAACTGGAAATCAAAGCCATCGAGGTCATCACGCGTGTGAAACAGGTCTACTGGGATCTCGTGGCGGCGTGCAGACAATCGGAAGTGGCGGCCGAAGCCGTCGATCTGGCGAAGGTTCAACGGGAACAGATCCGGCGCATGATTGAGGCCGGGGCGCTTCCGGCTGTCGAACTTTCCGCCGCGGAAGCCGAGTTCCAGAGCCGCCTCGACGACCTGTACCGCTGCGCGGGCGCGGTTGCGGAGTTCGAGAACAGCCTGAAGACGCTTCTGGCGCACGACCGGCTCGAGAGCCTGTGGAACGAGGAAATCGTGCCGGCGGACAGCGGGGCCGTGGCACCGCCGGCGGCGATCGAAATCAAGGAAGCCATGGACCAGGCGTTGCGCCTCCGCCCCGAGCTCAGAGTCATCGAAGCCGAGCGGGCCGTTGTCCGGGTGCAGACGAAACAGGACGGAGATCTCGTCAAGCCCCAGATCAACCTGGTGGCAAGTTATTCGCTGGCGGGCCTGGCAGGGAGCGTCAGGCCGGGCGTGAATCCACTGGCGCCGTTCCTTCCTGCTCCGACACTCCTGCCTGGTCTGCATGCAGGCGGCTTGGGATCGTCCCTCTCCAGCC encodes:
- a CDS encoding serine hydrolase, with the protein product MKTGSKLSQQLINLLRFMLVFVFVSSLTVALPTVPQKAGAQGKALGGKIPPLRRKALVPGISIAVLDNGRVAWRGCLGVKNAETGEPVKDDTVFEAASLSKPVFAYGVMKLVDLKKLDLDKPLAQLISEADLNTAYPPTKGGDLRDKKITPRMVLTHCTGFPNWFRGRPMNFLFDPGERFSYSGEAYTFLSVTVQAITGRSFNDFMREMVFEPLGMKNSSYVWQESYDKQFAGSHDILGHRTQRGKITVPLVGASLYTTAADYARFLVALGSGEGLSRETWQEMIRPQIAVRGRDGKGEINFYWGLGVGVNQTEKGKTLWHWGDNGDFNAYFEIFPGNKRGVVFFMNGANAHAITPVITREVMGLERPAIATAYFRYPTLDAPAMELARAFLTGGMRQATKTAIALMPGRSDWESTAGQRFFYLARAALSQGDFAGARTAVELYSQHLPDNPQAMVMMAAIKIAEGDRAAMTDLLDKALRSEPQLEGAINSLGYALLGAGRVEEAIAILDYNAGRFPKSANCLDSLAEAWLKKGDRDKAVVFYRKALEIDPRLSSAIDALKRLEVKK
- a CDS encoding aminotransferase class V-fold PLP-dependent enzyme, with translation MRSGIWSRRSFLRSAGVLGTGAYALKAGGLERVTAAAQSIADRAPAEVAKDEFFWREIQLAFKLDRTLINLNNGFTCPTPRVALEAVWRYMDMINMLPVHYQGQVAANVQTIRLRMAAEFGCDPEEMALTRGASESLQIAQNGIDLKAGDEVITTEQDYPRMLTTWDQRMRRDGIKVTRLQFPVPTTQDDLYQRFEKAISPRTKVFHFCHVTNLTAQMFPVQRLSRLARSKGIVTIVDGAHALGQFPFKLRDLECDAYGVSLHKWLLAPIGNGCLYMRREMIPKFWPLQAAPEQQDNDIRKFEAIGTHPWAIRAGLGEALAFHQAIGAERKAARLRYLTLRWANALKVHPRIKILSNLGEPAETWAVAAVNIEGIDVRSLARFLMNKYRIVVVALVGGAPPNQVFDYQALRISPNVYTTLEEIDTFVAAMEDAMKNGVPTSGDADFPVMTEGID
- a CDS encoding radical SAM protein; the protein is MIKDAGAAIDLDAAPFPARALTARYRRQYYCEWMKPLASMRTSKGCPHRCIFCAEWKTADGRYLRRSPERVVEELRQIEEECVFFADDESLVDMDRMARMAALIGQAGIRKRYFLYGRSDTIVRHPDLLKAWRDVGLERIFVGLEFVRDEDLAYIRKRSTASDNEQAIKVLQDLDIDIYASFIVRPEFGREDFAAYRSYCRRLGLNFATFAVLTPLPGTDLYDEVKDRLLTHNFDYFDFIHTLLPTSLPLEDFFAELTRLYRSAIPPWKQLPLLRRYALRDIPPLLVKSRHAFARLRTAYRDYDSMQD
- a CDS encoding cobalamin-dependent protein (Presence of a B(12) (cobalamin)-binding domain implies dependence on cobalamin itself, in one of its several forms, or in some unusual lineages, dependence on a cobalamin-like analog.), which translates into the protein MKILLIEPPKAPVTIGGEEVFLFEPLALEYVAAGVAGDHDVRILDMRLDKGLASVLEDFIPDIVGFTAYTVHVNTVRHLARDIKKWNKGTLTVVGGHHATVAPADFLAPEIDLVVSGEGIEPFREIVRRHESRQGSKAYPAWRSSPMGAS
- a CDS encoding TetR/AcrR family transcriptional regulator, which codes for MTLFIMGVTERRHRQKEELRLEILAAAGELFAKEGYENVSMRRIAEKIEYSPTTIYLYFRDKRELIDEICNQTFALLSKRLEKVNEAGEDPVERLKAGLKAYIEFGIKHPDQYRVAFMTPCDAVCDGVVKTQGPGARAFQYLTQGVAECIQAGLFRETDVLAVSQSLWLVIHGVTALKITHATAFPWIEHERLVNLTLDTALRGLLK
- a CDS encoding ABC transporter permease, encoding MASLAVRNLFHDRVRLAVTLTGIIFAVVLVAVQTGLFIGFTSTTSNLIDNSGADFWIASKGVEYIEVGVSFSEKQLYHARAVPGVAEVQKYIVRFSQWKRPDGSVEGCEIVGFDPDSRLGGPWRMSQGEVRDLKLPDTVIIDHFYAQKLGVTHVGQTVEIRNIRARIVGFTEGIRTFTTSPLVFASLKNAQHYTGTAENQTVFLLVKAAAGTNLEQLRTDLLARMSDVDVFRTAEFSSKTTRYWMFGTGAGVTVIMAAVLGLLVGVVVVAQTIYAATIDHIREFGTLKAMGATNGYIYRIILQQAVISALIGYGVGIALAMAVEWSSRGGGANIVLPHAVRVGLFGLTLMMCVSAAMVSINKVTKIDPAMVFKG
- a CDS encoding ABC transporter ATP-binding protein, whose amino-acid sequence is MTPAIEVRELTKTYAEGAATARALDGVNLDVHPGEMTLLMGPSGSGKTTLISIMGAILRPTSGSVKIAGREITRLRERELPALRLNHIGFVFQGFNLFPTLTAAENVEVALDLKQIRGAEAHRRSRTLLDGVGLSDKYGAFPADLSGGQKQRVAIARALAGEPSIILADEPTAALDKTSGGAVMDMLRSLARDKGRAVVIVTHDNRTLGFADRIVRIEDGRIGEVLTRDRIHEFAGGEQ
- a CDS encoding efflux RND transporter periplasmic adaptor subunit, giving the protein MKMRIIYASVLLITGGAAVAAVIHGRTATRPAPPAAVSGAPGNAVICAAGKVEPVSEVIKIGSELAGVLREVTVEEGQHLRHGQVIAVLANAEYEARVREAAATIAIRQAELERIVNGARDQERREAAAAVEEAEAVLANARAEMARRQSLFQTGDVSRSDWERTEREYQVAEARLGQAMQRHALVDAPARADERARAEAGLALARAQLTEAEALLEKTVVRAPFDGSVLRRFRKAGETVSDRGDTPIVSFGDDSRLRVRVDVDETDVARLRPGDRAYFTAQAFGPQKFWGRVVSVGRELGKKNVPTDEPSEKLDTKVLETLVELDGHPPLPLGLRVDSFIIAGGGK
- a CDS encoding TolC family protein — translated: MRHSFWIFLMAALAWSANDAIAAPPQIGAGLAQRRLTLEQAVELAIRANLDVAIERLNVDAADEAIRAASGSFDPVVRWQPSLGNFNTPVASVLQGSSGVLNQHSSGQILALRQKTGWNGLELDAEFSNNRVTSTDPFQSLSPFYSSQLSFTVTQPLMRGRQIDGERAQIRIRSKERDASTAQLEIKAIEVITRVKQVYWDLVAACRQSEVAAEAVDLAKVQREQIRRMIEAGALPAVELSAAEAEFQSRLDDLYRCAGAVAEFENSLKTLLAHDRLESLWNEEIVPADSGAVAPPAAIEIKEAMDQALRLRPELRVIEAERAVVRVQTKQDGDLVKPQINLVASYSLAGLAGSVRPGVNPLAPFLPAPTLLPGLHAGGLGSSLSSLFGGDCRSVQAGITFVFTGRNWTAQANLAADAIAEKRLEFTRLRTEQIIQAQVRNAFQALDTAAQRMQAAEASTKAALVKLDSESRLFAIGESTNFMVLTRQNEYSAARRRQVDGEAAFNKAVAQYEAALGTTLALSGMHVEWDSGRR